One segment of Zymoseptoria tritici IPO323 chromosome 2, whole genome shotgun sequence DNA contains the following:
- a CDS encoding SNF2 family DNA-dependent ATPase domain-containing protein, whose protein sequence is MQPRSKAPRTMASRSLQAARALVQPLPLAQPTIFGEDSPSAKALIEGHVVSGWLDSLESNALIYQNEQECLEAGTLYDGPARGDFREYVATPDNPDLRAYIRKLERQAEKAEREAETEAQRAHEDELSLTQAARFPSDEERHDNDATDQQSEEEEEKKEDEEEEEEDEEDEEEEEEETRQPARNAGQGATPAGGNEPLKDAKPEKKELIELTFEMDQALRRHLLKARPLIRAGIENAESNDRSGPYALPPNKPVEGFRDVEFRLTAMQRDGVGRYKRNVELYGAALIADEMGLGKTAITVVHIQLEVNAARQRGDFPLYAVIVPKGLVSNWLKELNRSKTLRFCDFSTKRHMSVADLHTQYDVLVIPSGLLSGAYSNILEQYVYRHAVREGHKERLDNLLSRQPVPLTFEDRGHLDYVLFGCEFAEVIIDEAQSIKNGKTMLARAMRSMKAKARVAITGTPLQNVVKEFGAMLLFLNIEPFGDPATFTAAFTRKRTTGNLNPDTKQTAMHNDAILCAIRSAVTIRRNKVQLFDGESMMEIPDFKIEVCRVNLSPKNVLFQAKTRDLWDEEWLAKLEQQEQERIEDEREPESDEDILPQRDHSEVLIDILDARRNVIHEELVKADYDGLEGVDNEDGEPSAKRAKLNNKQKTALSKDMEKWTEHRRTFLAPFQADPDAWESDRTVAVVELIEKRLAHHAEEASKHPTVAAKNRHLATHKVLVFCEFLSALDLVELGLKSKGIKSMRYDGTIPPKRRDEVRRQFEEEGKDFECDDNVRPDDIKVLLITTKAGNEGINLVHACDVVLVSSHWNPAVEDQEIGRAFRKGQLGVVTVFRFYSHDSIERRMQKKQHTKRKDVARVLDDAYVLNFQKEIQFADEEQFLEMVGYKRCVAAVERGDLKV, encoded by the exons ATGCAACCGCGCTCGAAAGCGCCTCGGACCATGGCTTCACGAAGTCTTCAAGCCGCTCGAGCACTTGTGCAGCCGCTACCGCTTGCGCAGCCGACGATCTTTGGCGAAGACAGTCCATCCGCGAAAGCTCTGATCGAAGGCCACGTTGTCAGTGGCTGGCTAGATAGTCTGGAGTCCAATGCTTTGATCTACCAGAATGAGCAGGAGTGTCTCGAAGCAGGCACGCTCTATGACGGGCCGGCAAGAGGAGACTTCCGCGAGTATGTCGCAACACCAGATAATCCTGATCTCAGGGCGTACATCAGAAAGCTCGAGCGAcaggcggagaaggcagAACGAGAGGCGGAAACCGAGGCGCAGCGTGCTCATGAAGATGAGTTGTCATTGACGCAAGCAGCTCGTTTTCCCAGCGACGAAGAGAGGCACGATAACGACGCGACGGACCAGCaatcggaggaggaagaggagaagaaggaggacgaggaggaggaggaggaggacgaggaggacgaggaggaggaggaggaggagactaGGCAGCCCGCGCGCAACGCAGGGCAGGGCGCAACTCCTGCTGGAGGGAACGAGCCGCTCAAAGATGCAAAAcccgagaagaaggagctcaTAGAACTCACCTTCGAAATGGACCAAGCGTTGCGCCGTCATCTGCTCAAGGCTCGACCTCTCATCAGGGCTGGCATCGAAAATGCCGAATCGAACGACCGATCCGGACCTTACGCACTACCTCCAAACAAGCCGGTCGAAGGCTTCCGAGATGTCGAATTCAGACTGACGGCCATGCAACGAGATGGCGTCGGTCGGTACAAGCGCAATGTCGAGCTGTATGGCGCAGCGCTCATCGCGGACGAGATGGGACTGGGAAAGACGGCCATCACGGTGGTGCACATCCAGTTGGAGGTCAACGCAGCTCGTCAGCGGGGTGACTTCCCTCTCTATGCAGTGATTGTGCCCAAGGGCCTTGTTTCGAACTGGCTGAAGGAGCTCAATCGATCCAAAACGCTCCGCTTCTGCGACTTCTCCACCAAGCGTCACATGTCGGTCGCAGATCTCCATACTCAGTACGACGTGCTGGTCATTCCTAGTGGCTTGCTTTCTGGTGCGTATTCCAATATCCTCGAGCAGTACGTGTACCGTCACGCAGTACGAGAAGGTCACAAAGAACGTCTGGACAACCTCCTCAGCCGGCAGCCCGTTCCTCTGACCTTTGAAGACCGCGGACATCTCGACTACGTGCTCTTTGGCTGCGAATTTGCTGAAGTGATCATCGACGAGGCTCAATCGATCAAGAATGGCAAGACGATGCTGGCGCGTGCGATGCGCTCGATGAAAGCCAAGGCGCGCGTTGCAATTACCGGAACTCCGTTGCAAAACGTAGTCAAGGAATTTGGTGCCATGCTTCTGTTCCTCAACATCGAGCCCTTTGGAGATCCGGCCACATTCACAGCAGCGTTCACTCGCAAGAGGACGACGGGCAATCTCAACCCCGACACCAAACAGACCGCCATGCACAACGATGCTATACTCTGCGCAATCCGTTCCGCCGTCACCATTCGGAGAAACAAAGTCCAACTCTTTGATGGCGAATCCATGATGGAAATTCCCGACTTCAAGATCGAAGTGTGTCGTGTCAACCTCAGCCCGAAGAATGTATTGTTCCAGGCAAAGACTCGCGATTTGTGGGATGAAGAATGGCTGGCAAAGCTGGAGCAGCAGGAACAAGAGCGGATTGAAGATGAGAGAGAGCCGGAATCGGACGAGGATATTTTGCCACAGCGTGATCACAGCGAGGTGCTGATCGACATATTGGATGCGAGGCGAAATGTGATCCACGAGGAGCTCGTAAAGGCTGACTACGATGGACTCGAGGGTGTTGACAACGAAGATGGCGAGCCATCTGCTAAGCGTGCAAAGCTCAACAACAAGCAGAAGACCGCGCTTTCCAAGGACATGGAGAAATGGACCGAGCATCGCAGAACCTTTCTGGCCCCGTTTCAAGCCGACCCAGACGCCTGGGAGTCGGACCGTACCGTGGCCGTCGTCGAACTGATTGAGAAGCGGCTCGCACATCACGCCGAGGAGGCTTCGAAACACCCCACTGTCGCAGCGAAGAACAGGCACCTTGCTACCCACAAGGTGCTCGTGTTTTGCGAGTTCCTCTCAGCTCTAGACCTCGTCGAGCTTGGCCTCAAGAGCAAGGGCATCAAATCGATGCGGTACGATGGAACGATCCCACCAAAGCGTCGAGACGAAGTTCGCCGCCagtttgaggaggagggcaaggACTTCGAGTGCGACGACAACGTTCGGCCGGACGATATCAAGGTTCTTCTCATCACGACCAAGGCTGGGAACGAGGGCATCAACCTTGTCCATGCATGTGACGTGGTTCTTGTCTCATCGCATTGGAACCCTGCCGTCGAGGACCAGGAAATTGGACGGGCGTTTCGCAAAGGCCAGCTGGGCGTCGTGACTGTGTTTCGGTTTTACAGTCACGATTCCATTGAGAGGCGGATGCAAAAAAAGCAACACACCAAGCGCAAGGACGTTGCACGGGTCCTTGACGACGCGTACGTCCTGAACTTTCAGAAAGAGATCCAATTCGCCGATGAGGAGCAGTTCCTGGAGATG GTTGGTTACAAGCGCTGCGTAGCGGCCGTGGAAAGGGGAGACTTGAAGGTCTGA